From the genome of Candidatus Neomarinimicrobiota bacterium:
AGGTGGGGCTTCGTCCTGTCAAATTTCTCTTTTGCCATATGATAAGTCTCCTATCCAGTTTATGCCGGCTCAGCCACAAGACCAGACTTCTCAATTATCGTATCAGTGACTGATTTTGGTGCTTGTTTGTAATTGTCAAATTCCATGGAAAACACCGCTCTTCCTTGTGTCATTGACCGCAATGAAGTAGCATAACCAAACATTTCAGACAGAGGCGAAATGGCCTTTACCACCACCGCATCCTTCCTGTGATCCGTCCCCAGAATCTCACTACGGCGCGAAGACAGATCTCCCATAACATCACCGAGGTATTGCTCAGGAAGTACAACTTCTACTTTCATGACTGGTTCCAGCAATACAGCCTTTGCCCGCTGGCAAGCTTCTTTTACAGCCATAGAGCCCGCAATTTTAAATGCCATCTCAGATGAATCAACAGCATGATAAGAACCGTCAAAAAGTTCAACCCGAACATCTTCCATCGGATATCCTGCGAGAATCCCATTCTTGAGAGCTTCCTCAATTCCCTGACTCACAGGCCTTATATATTCCCTGGGAACAACGCCACCAACGATCTTGCTTTCAAAATGGAATCCTTTACCAGGTTCATTTGGTTCAACTTTGATTTTTACATGACCATACTGACCCCGCCCGCCGGACTGGCGAATGAACTTGCCATCAGCTACCGCTTCACCAGTTATTGTCTCCCTGTAAGCTACTTGTGGTCTGCCAACGGTGGCTGAAACCTTGAACTCCCGGCTCAGGCGATCCACTAAAATTTCGAGATGAAGTTCACCCATACCTGAAATAACGGTCTGGCCTGTATCTTCATCACTGGTGACCTGGAAGGTGGGATCTTCATCAGAGAGCTTAGCTAGAGATTCGGACAAATTCTCCTGCTCCGCTTTACTGGCTGCTTCAATAGCGACAGAGATAACAGGTTTCTGAAATTCCATTGCTTCAAGAACAATGGGTGAATCAGGATCGCATAGCGTGTGACCTGTTCGGGTTTTTTTCAGGCCGACAGCTGCGGCAATTTCACCGGCAGACACTTTATTTCGCTCCTCGCGTTTGTCAGCATGCATAAGAAGCAATCGACCGATACGCTCCTTCCTGCCTGTTGCGGTGTTCAAGACGCTCGTGCCCGTCTCTAACTCACCAGAATAGACTCTAAAGAATGTGAGTCTACCCACATAAGGATCGGTCATAATTTTAAAAGCCAGTGCACAAAAAGGATCATCCTTGGAAGGAGAACGACTCAACAATATGTCTGAATCTTCTGGGGTATGACCAATTACTTCGGGTATATCCAAGGGTGATGGAAGAAAATCGATAACAGCATCAAGAAGGCGTTGGATACCTTTATTTTTAAAGGCTGAGCCGCATAAAACGGGAATGAAAGCATTCTCGAGACACCCCTTGCGAATCGCATTCTTGATCTCGTCTGTAGTTATCTCTTCCTCAGAAACATATTTCTCTAAAAGGTGCTCATCATACGTGGCACACGCTTCTACCAAATTGTGACGAGCTTTCTCAGCAGCAGCTTTCATATCATCCGGGATATCAATGAAGTCAAAGTGGGCACCGAAAGTGACCTCATTATAAACGATCGCCTTCATCCGCATCAGATCGATCAAACCGTTGAACAGTTCACCGGCACCAATTGGAATTGTTAGAGGCAGGGGGTTCGCACCAAGACGTTTTTTCATCATACCGATAACATGATCGAAATCGGCGCCCATTCTGTCCATTTTATTCACAAACGCAATTCGGGGAACTTTATATTTGTCAGCCTGACGCCAAACTGTTTCGCTCTGTGGTTCCACACCACCCACGGCACAAAAGATCACAACAGCGCCGTCAAGGACGCGAAGAGACCGCTCAACTTCAGCGGTAAAATCAATATGTCCAGGCGTATCGATAATATTAATCCGATAATCATCCCAAAATGTGGTCGTTGCAGCGGACGTGATTGTAATTCCTCTCTCTTTCTCCTGCTGCATCCAGTCCATAGTGGCGGCGCCTTCATGAACTTCACCCATCCTATGAACACGACCGGTATAATAAAGTATGCGTTCGGTAGTTGTGGTCTTACCGGCATCAATGTGTGCCAGGATACCGATATTTCTAACTAAATCTAGTGAAGTCTCTTTCATCAATTCTTAACTATAGTGCGCAAATGCTTTGTTTGCTTCAGCCATCCTGTGTGTGTCCTCTTTTTTCTTAATAGAACCACCTTCTTCATTTGCCGCGTCAATAAACTCGCCAGCCAATTTCTCAGCCATACTTCTGCCTTTCCGTGCCTTGGCATTTGCTATGATCCATCGAGTTGCCAGGGCGAACCCGCGGTTCGTAGGAACCTGTATAGGGACCTGATAGGTGGCGCCACCAATACGGCGACTTTTCACCTCAACAAAAGGCTTAACATTATCTACAGCTTTCTTAAACATTTCCAGGGAATCACCTTTAGTTTTGGAAGAAACAATATCCAAGGCTCCGTAAAAAATCCTTTCCGCAACACCTTTCTTACCCCGTCCCATGATATTATTGATAAACTTCTGTACCATCACTTCACCGTAGATCGGATCAGGAGCAATCACACGTTTTTCAGGCCGGCGTCTCCTCATTTATGATCTGGACCTCTTTGTACCATAGCGCGAACGGCTTGTCTTTCTGTCATCGACTCCGGATGTATCCATGGTACCGCGAACAATGTGATACCGGACGCCTGGCAAATCCTTAACACGGCCGCCCTCGATAAGAACGAGAGAGTGTTCCTGCAGATTATGCCCTTCACCTGGAATATAGGCGATCACTTCCATACCATTGGTGAGACGAACTTTAGCCACTTTTCGGAGTGCGGAATTAGGCTTCTTGGGTGTGGTGGTATAAACACGTGTACAGACACCTCTCTTCTGTGGATTTCCCTGAAGCGCAGGTGTTCTGCTGGTCTTCTTAACCAACTTTCTCCCTTTTCGAACCAGTTGATTGATCGTAGGCATTTTACAAACTCCTAAGCTTAAACCTCTTCGACTGTTTCTTTTTCAACAGCATAATCGATTTCTTCTTCAGAGTCGATTTCTTCTTCAGAGTCGATTTTCTTTACCATGGGATTCATGGCATCCTTAAACCCTGTTCCGGCGGGAATAAGACGGCCAAGAATAACATTTTCTTTTAATCCAAGAAGATTGTCACCTCTGCCTTCCGTTGAAGCATCCGTAAGAACACGAGTTGTTTCCTGGAAAGATGCCGCCGATATAAAACTCTCAGTATTTAGAGATGCACGAGTAATTCCCAGAAGAAGTGCTTTGGATGTGGCAGGTTTAGTCTTGCGTGTTTTTATGGCGGTTTTTCCCTCTTCTTTCAATTGCTTGTTTGTTTTCAACTGATCTGATTTCAAAATTAGATCACCTTCTAAATAAGAGGAACCGCCCGAATCAGTGATCACACCAGATTTAAGCACCCGTTCATTTTCCTTTTTCAAGTCAGCCCTGTTCACTCTGTCACTGGAAAGGAAATGCGTGTCGCCCGGATCATCCAATTCGACCTTTTGCATCATCTGACGGACAATCACTTCGATATGTTTGTCATTGATCCTGACGCCTTGCAGACGGTACACCTCCTGAATTTCATTCACCAGATACTCCTGCACGTTGACAGTTCCAAGAATATTGAGAATATCTTCGGGTGATATAGCTCCTTCACAAAGCCTGTCCCCAGCACTGACCCGGTCACCCTCATGCACAATGACATGGCGACCATAAGGGACCTTGTATTTCTTGGAGACATCGTGTGCGCCTTTTACCATGATTTCACGGATTCCACGTTTTACTTCACCGAAGTTGACAAGACCATCAATCTCG
Proteins encoded in this window:
- a CDS encoding 30S ribosomal protein S12, with amino-acid sequence MPTINQLVRKGRKLVKKTSRTPALQGNPQKRGVCTRVYTTTPKKPNSALRKVAKVRLTNGMEVIAYIPGEGHNLQEHSLVLIEGGRVKDLPGVRYHIVRGTMDTSGVDDRKTSRSRYGTKRSRS
- the rpsG gene encoding 30S ribosomal protein S7 — protein: MRRRRPEKRVIAPDPIYGEVMVQKFINNIMGRGKKGVAERIFYGALDIVSSKTKGDSLEMFKKAVDNVKPFVEVKSRRIGGATYQVPIQVPTNRGFALATRWIIANAKARKGRSMAEKLAGEFIDAANEEGGSIKKKEDTHRMAEANKAFAHYS
- the fusA gene encoding elongation factor G is translated as MKETSLDLVRNIGILAHIDAGKTTTTERILYYTGRVHRMGEVHEGAATMDWMQQEKERGITITSAATTTFWDDYRINIIDTPGHIDFTAEVERSLRVLDGAVVIFCAVGGVEPQSETVWRQADKYKVPRIAFVNKMDRMGADFDHVIGMMKKRLGANPLPLTIPIGAGELFNGLIDLMRMKAIVYNEVTFGAHFDFIDIPDDMKAAAEKARHNLVEACATYDEHLLEKYVSEEEITTDEIKNAIRKGCLENAFIPVLCGSAFKNKGIQRLLDAVIDFLPSPLDIPEVIGHTPEDSDILLSRSPSKDDPFCALAFKIMTDPYVGRLTFFRVYSGELETGTSVLNTATGRKERIGRLLLMHADKREERNKVSAGEIAAAVGLKKTRTGHTLCDPDSPIVLEAMEFQKPVISVAIEAASKAEQENLSESLAKLSDEDPTFQVTSDEDTGQTVISGMGELHLEILVDRLSREFKVSATVGRPQVAYRETITGEAVADGKFIRQSGGRGQYGHVKIKVEPNEPGKGFHFESKIVGGVVPREYIRPVSQGIEEALKNGILAGYPMEDVRVELFDGSYHAVDSSEMAFKIAGSMAVKEACQRAKAVLLEPVMKVEVVLPEQYLGDVMGDLSSRRSEILGTDHRKDAVVVKAISPLSEMFGYATSLRSMTQGRAVFSMEFDNYKQAPKSVTDTIIEKSGLVAEPA